Genomic segment of Borreliella spielmanii:
TCTGGTCCTTCTGTTAGGCATAGCAATAAATACTCCCTTTTGCCCTTTAATAACTCTAATATTATGAAGAACTAAGCAATTGTCAAAAGTAACTGCAACATATGCTAATAACTTAGAGCCAGAATTTTTACCTTCAACTTTCTTAATCCTCATGTCTGTAATATCCACTTATAAGCCTCCCGCAAAAAGTACATAACTTAAATCTAAAATATTTTCTATTTTTTGTAAACATGTTTTTATGATATTTTTAGTTTTTTTAATTAAACAATAATTAAGGATAAATAACAAT
This window contains:
- the spoVG gene encoding DNA-binding protein SpoVG; amino-acid sequence: MDITDMRIKKVEGKNSGSKLLAYVAVTFDNCLVLHNIRVIKGQKGVFIAMPNRRTRVGEYKDIVHPISQDFRKTLQTSIFKEYIRENPADFELELDF